In Carya illinoinensis cultivar Pawnee chromosome 9, C.illinoinensisPawnee_v1, whole genome shotgun sequence, the following are encoded in one genomic region:
- the LOC122277164 gene encoding uncharacterized protein LOC122277164 gives MEGDFRKPPLTYSANEIDAYQILLQLPVLVCETYSRLNCFGVNWGFKRRGSNPLPTSIKDKVRDPATQVSSSPGEFQENLKRKRKHGDVKHESGRMKAFNLGSKAMKQDNPISPLGIHNIPFDLLAQEFNLNEANRILDKTMAAQAGRTRPRTLSASRQCYPILT, from the coding sequence ATGGAAGGGGACTTTCGAAAGCCTCCTCTCACTTACAGTGCCAACGAGATTGATGCCTATCAAATCCTGCTCCAACTTCCTGTTTTAGTTTGTGAAACATATTCTCGCCTCAATTGTTTCGGAGTCAATTGGGGCTTTAAGAGGAGGGGATCAAACCCACTTCCAACCTCTATCAAAGACAAGGTTAGGGATCCTGCAACCCAGGTTTCTTCCTCTCCCGGTGAATTCCAAGAGAACTTGAAAAGGAAGAGGAAGCATGGGGATGTGAAGCATGAATCTGGAAGGATGAAGGCTTTCAACTTGGGATCGAAAGCAATGAAGCAAGATAATCCCATCAGTCCACTCGGAATTCACAACATCCCTTTTGACTTATTGGCCCAAGAGTTTAATCTGAATGAGGCTAATAGGATTCTGGATAAGACCATGGCTGCTCAAGCGGGAAGGACAAGGCCAAGAACTCTGTCTGCCAGTAGACAATGCTACCCAATACTAACATAA
- the LOC122277165 gene encoding uncharacterized protein LOC122277165: MVCSSAMANNCSSGSGSGSSARLRVLLLFIFFLLHTLHGSSAPLLHGHSGSPTRSLLGTARSQIPDCTQLVSDALCSQNPKCRWCRSESIDDTCFTRLEALRLPRQISSLSSDGTGSDKEGSFSNLKCMEQEASE, translated from the exons ATGGTGTGTTCGTCAGCGATGGCAAATAATTGTAGTAGCGGCTCTGGCTCTGGCTCTAGCGCTAGGCTTCGGGTTCTTctcctttttatcttttttctccTCCATACTCTTCACGGATCGTCCGCACCCCTACTCCATGGCCACAGTGGATCCCCAACTCGTAGCCTATTAGGCACCGCTCGGTCTCAGATCCCCGACTGCACCCAGTTGGTCTCCGACGCTTTGTGCTCGCAGAACCCAAAGTGCCGTTGGTGCCGAAGCGAATCCATCGACGACACCTGTTTTACCCGACTCGAGGCTTTGCGCTTGCCCAGACAG ATAAGCTCATTGTCCTCGGATGGCACTGGCAGCGACAAGGAGGGAAGTTTCTCGAATTTGAAATGCATGGAACAAGAGGCAAGTGAATGA
- the LOC122277163 gene encoding carboxy-terminal domain RNA polymerase II polypeptide A small phosphatase 1-like translates to MVSKISKRTPTKSIKDCRSSSQKRRRHRRKSPAKNGAVAASSSVIASINKSLLTCHRRLIQLFSKLARISTPNRSHKGYKILTKIPQPENTVCKSLVFDNDNPTHLPLLLSPKRTVFLDLDETLIHSKTDPAPDRFDFMVSPRIDGEVVNFYVLKRPGVDELLAALGKRFEVVIFTAGLREYASLVLDRLDQDAVISHRLYRDWDSCKQVDGKFVKDLLGLGRDLSRVVIVDDNPNAYVFQPENAIPIRPFTDDLGDTELGKLTEFFEGSDVFEDMRDAVKHYVTAIHTLYYLNFDGRKFI, encoded by the coding sequence ATGGTGTCCAAGATCTCCAAGAGAACTCCAACAAAGTCCATCAAAGACTGCCGTAGCAGCAGCCAGAAGCGCCGCCGCCACCGTCGTAAATCCCCCGCTAAGAACGGCGCCGTTGCAGCCTCATCCTCCGTCATCGCATCCATCAACAAGTCTCTCTTAACCTGCCACCGCCGCCTCATCCAGCTCTTCTCCAAGTTGGCCCGCATCAGCACCCCGAACCGGTCCCACAAGGGCTACAAGATCCTCACGAAAATTCCCCAACCCGAAAACACTGTCTGCAAATCGCTCGTGTTCGACAACGACAACCCAACGCACCTCCCACTATTGTTATCGCCGAAAAGGACGGTGTTTCTCGACCTGGACGAGACCCTCATCCACTCCAAAACCGACCCAGCACCGGACCGGTTCGACTTCATGGTGAGTCCCAGGATCGACGGCGAAGTCGTGAACTTTTACGTACTGAAGCGCCCGGGCGTCGACGAACTACTGGCGGCGCTGGGGAAGAGATTCGAGGTCGTTATATTCACGGCCGGGTTGAGAGAGTACGCGTCACTCGTGCTCGACCGACTCGACCAAGACGCAGTGATCTCCCACCGGCTGTACCGGGATTGGGATTCGTGCAAGCAGGTGGACGGGAAGTTCGTAAAGGACTTATTGGGGTTAGGGAGGGACCTGAGCCGGGTGGTGATCGTGGACGACAACCCGAATGCTTACGTGTTTCAGCCGGAGAATGCGATTCCGATTCGACCCTTTACGGACGATCTTGGGGACACGGAGTTGGGGAAGTTGACAGAGTTCTTTGAGGGCTCTGATGTCTTTGAGGATATGAGGGATGCTGTGAAGCATTACGTGACGGCTATTCATACACTGTactatttaaattttgatggtagaaaatttatataa